The Propionispora vibrioides genome segment GAGGACTGGATGGATGGAAGTACTGAGAGGTCAAGTGGACCATATTGTTTATGCCACTCCGGACTTGAATAGCGGTATGGAACAACTGGGAAAATTACTGGGTATTACAGCCACTCCCGGGGGGCGGCATCCCGGCTGGGGAACTCATAATGCCCTTATTTCTTTGGGACCGGACAGCTATCTGGAAATTATCGGCCCTGATCCGGAAAGTCCTAAACCGGAGCAGCCCCGGCCTTTTCAAATCGACAGTTTATCAGCACCGCGGCTGGTCACCTGGGTAGCTAAAGGCAGTGGGCTTACAGATTTGGTGAACCGGGCAAAACAGCAGGGGATCATGCTGGGCGAGGTCATGGCGATGAGCCGGCACACTCCTGAGGGAGAGCTGCTTTCCTGGCATTTGACCAATCCCATGACGATAGTTGCCGATGGCATTATTCCCACCTTTATTGACTGGGGAACTACAAGGCATCCTGCGCTTGTCGCCGCCCAAGGCGCCTGTCTGGTAAACTTGCGTGCCGAGCATCCGGACGCGGCGAAGGTGACTGATAGTCTGAACGCTCTTGGCCTGGGGCTTCCGCTTGTAGCTGGCACACAGCCTGGACTCATTGCGACCATCGACTGTCCGAAGGGGCGGGTGGAGCTGCGCTAAACAACGTAAACCATTTAAAAGGCGAGCCTGTTGGAGCACCGGGTACTGTTCAGTACCCTAAGGAGTTTAGCTAAACTAGGCTGGTAACCCGACCGGGCTAACAACATTCTTAAAATCATTATAGCATAATGCTTATTGAAAACGATTCTCGATAATGCTACAATATACATGGCGAAAAACGTTGAGTACCCGTGTTTTCAGCATTTGAGATGAGGAAGTGTTAGCAATGTGTATGTCGTGCGATGAAACGTCCCAAATTTTTTCTATTGAAATCGTAACCCAGGAACCTGTTAGCAATAATATGGATTTGTATAAAGAGATTGCCCATCGATTGTTTCAAAACAAGATTATATCACTTATTAACGTTGGTAATAATCGCGCTTATGTAGAAAATGATAAACAAATCTTTGGGTTTGAACTTCATTTAACGAACCGGCAAAACCCGGCGGATGTAACCCTGGCAAATGTTGAGAATGCACTGGAGGGGCTTCTGATGCAGTTCGAAGGGTATTCTGAAATGCAGATAAAACTGAACTAATAGCGTCTAAGCATCCGTCGAAATTGTTTTTGCCAGTATGTGTGTGGTGTTAGGAAACAGGTAAGCTGTCCTCAGGTTGTTATATTACTATGTTTTTTCAAGGGAATGAGAATAGCTCATTATTCCTGTCCTATACCGCTTGACCTGAATATGAGAACAGCATCACTGGAGAAATGAATAATCGAAAGCTTTCTAGGGTTCCGTGGCGCAAAGTCAGTCTGGTCCGAGAGAAAGCGCACAGCAAGCTGTGTACACGGAAGGATAAAAGCCTGGGAGTATTTGCACTCTCAAGGCTTTTTTTGTTTGATAGCAGCGAATGATGTTTTTAAAGTTTATGAATGCATTGACAGAAATGGAGGAATGAATGGTATGTACGACTTAATCATGGAAAACAAATGGGCTATTTTACTCACGCTTGAAGTTTTTGCCTGGTCGGCGACCTTTTTCATGCTATACGTGAGATACAAAATGCAATCGCAGTTTTGGTTTAAGGTAGCATCGGCCATATTAGTACTTACCGGTATTATTCCGCAAGTACTCTTGGGTGTAGTAAATTTTGTTACAACAAAAGAAGTTGACTTATTTACGTTCGTTATTGTGTTATTGATTATTTATGGATTAACCATAGGAAAAAAGCACGTTAAAAAGCTGGATTATTGGGCCCGGAAGAAATTTTCAAGGTAGTTGGCTGCAAATCATAGTGAGAATGGAGGCCGTTCAAAACATGTCGCCTGCTATGGTAAAGTGGGTAAAAATTCCCGTCAGAGGTTATTTATTACCCGCTTTTTGATCAGCGCTAAGCGCCTCCGCAGAAGCCGAATCTTAAAAAACGATCCGCCGATGCTTAGCATTAAGGGCACGGCGGCAGTACGGGGCAATCCGTTGTAACTTGGCATAAATATTGCAAATAATAGTTTTATACGACAATACAGAGAGAGGTGCTTTTATGAGCAATGATTTTCAAGGGCAGCTTCCCCAGCCAAGGGCAGAGAATACTGACAGAATGTATTACTTAGATAATCTTCGGGCATTCGTTATTGTGATGGTTGTTATTATGCACACTTCCATCGGGTATATGGCTAAACCGCCGGAATGGTGGTATGTAATCGATATAAAAAATAATGTACTATTCGATCTTTTGGTAATGGTTGTCGATGTATTTATTATGCCAATTATGTTTTTCGTTGCCGGATATTTTGCGCTGCCTGTACTAATAAAAAAGGGGACAGCAGGATTTTGGCACAGTAAATTTTCCCGGATTGTTGTTCCGTGGGTAGTGGGAGTATTATTTTTTGCACCGCTGATTACCTACTCGATTCCGTTTAGCCGTATGGCTACACCGCCAAGCTATATGTCTTTTTGGGCAGTTTTCTTTCAACCTGCTATTTTTAATCATGCCCAGTATTGGTTTTTGGGCGTTTTAGCCTGGTTCTTTGTCCTGCTTACGGCTGTATATCATTTTTCGCCATCATCCTGCCAGAGGAAGACGTCGCCTTCTTCGCCATCTATAGGAACTTTTTTATTTATTAGCCTAGTGCCGGCCATCGCTTACTTTATTGCCAATCTTTATTTTCAATCAGACGATTGGGCCAGCGTAGCCTATGTAGCCCATATTCAGCCGACACGTATTGGGTTCTATTTATGTTACTTTGGGTTAGGAGTACATGCCTGGCGCAACTTATGGCTTACTAAAGACGGGTATAATCCTGAGTTTGGCCGTTGGTTTTTTGCGTCGGTAGTTATGCTCACCATTTTTATTGCCTACAGAATTACATTTAGTGATACTACGCCATTATTTAAAGCTGGTCACGCGCTGGTACATTCGTGTTTCAATCTAGCGGCTACGTTTGGATTTATCGTACTATTCCGGGATTTCTTTAATAGCGGCGCCTATCTATGGCGCAGGTTTTCGGCTAACTCGTATACTATCTACTATATACATCACTTTATCCTTTTGCCGATGGCCTACCTGGTACAGAAAATAGAAGCCCCGGTGTGGATCAAATTTATTTCGGTGTCTACTCTGGCTGTGGTCTTCTGTTATCTGGTATCAGAATATATCATCGGAAGAGTTATCGAGATGAGCAGAAAAAAGCCGGCTCAAATTCCGGAGCACAGCTCTTAAAACAGGAATCATTAGTCGATCAAAGAACGCGGATATATTGAAAAAGAGTGGGTTTGTTAGGGACTGGAAAGAGAGTGTGTCCGGCGAGTGGCACAGAAATGGCCAGCATATCTTATGCTGGTCATTTTTTTGTGTTAGGAGGCACGTGGTTTGATTGTCACAGGCCTGCGTTTCAAGCTTTAGCAAGCAGGCTAACAGCTTGGAAAACTGCCTCCCTGGTCTCCGCTGGCATTTTTAAAGCATTAGGTTCATAGGATGGACCAAATGGATTGATCGGCGTCCAGGCGGTAGCTAAAACCATGATGGCTGTGAGCAGAAAGCCGGGAGTGAACGTTGTTCCAACCAGCCCGGAAGCTTGCGCCTGCACGACCTCTGTTATTTTTTTCTGTTGGACTAGCGTACGTTCAGCTAAGTTAACGGTATGCTGTTCCAAGCTGTACCAAGCCAGTAAGCGATATAATTCGGGATGGGCTATCGCAAAATCAAATACCTTCACCGCATAACCGGGAAGATCATCGGGTGTGAAGGTGATTTCTTCGTAGACCCGTTGCAAGTTGTTTTGCAGAACAGTGGTAAAGAGCGTCTCTTTATTTTCAAAATAAATATAAATCATATTCTTATTGCAGTTAGCCTTCTTGGCAATACGGTCAACGCGGGCTCCGGCGATGCCATAGGACGAGAATTCTTCCATAGCTGCCTCTAATATTCGTTCTTTGGTTGCTTCAGCGTTTCCCAACCGGGAACCCCTCCTTGTGCTAGTGCTCTGCCAAATTTCAAACTGGAAGATGACGACGGAATTTGGACCGTCAGCAATTTCTGCTTTCCAGGTTGGTGGAGCAATAGTATATTATCCACAATATATCATATGATTATATAATTGACAAACCGGTTAGTTTATTATATATTCTAACTAACTGGTTAGTATTTATGTGATTATAAAATGAAAGGTGGAACTGATATGAAACTATCGGGCAATACAATACTCATTACGGGCGGCGGTTCCGGAATCGGACTGGCTTTTGCTGAACGATTTATACAGAGAGGCAACAAAGTAATCGTTTGCGGACGCCGTGAACAAGTACTGCAAAAAGCCAAAGAAAAATTCCCCGGCATCATTACCCGAAAATGCGATATAGCGATAGAAGCAGAGCGTATCGCCTTATTTAGTTGGGTAACCGGGAATTATCCAGAGATCAATGTATTAGTCAACAACGCAGGAATTCAACAACGGTTCAATGTGCTAAAACCAGATGAAAAGTACGACTGGAGCTATTTCAGTAACGAAATTACAGTCAATCTGGAGGCGCCTGTTCATCTTTCCATGCTGTTTGCGCCCTATTTTGCCAAGAAGGAAGCGGCGGCTATTGTTAATGTGACATCCGGGCTGGCGTTTACACCGCTTGCGATTGCCCCGGTTTACTCGGCTACCAAGTCGGCCCTTCATTCTTATACGATGAGCCTAAGACACCAGCTTTCCGCCACAGCCATAGAAGTGATTGAAGTAGCTCCACCGGCAGTAAATACGGATTTAGCCGGAGCAGGGCTGCATATCCATGGGGAACCGGTAAATGCCTTTGCGGACGGTATTTTCGAGGGCTTGGAAGCAGGTAAAGCGGAAATTGGCTATGGCACTTCCGAAGAACGCTTGCGCATGTCCCGTGATAAAATTGATGAGTACGCCGAAAAAATGTACAACGCAATGAAAGCTTCCATTGAATAAATCTCTATTATTTGTCAAAAAGACCGCTGCTAAAGCGGTCTTTTTGTTTGGAAATCATGTATTTGTATCGTCCGCAATGACCTGATTGATGATGGTATGATAGCGCTTGACCTTCTCTTCCATAAATGCAAGCCTTTTCGTTGCCTCTGTCAACTGCTCCCGGGCAAGCTCCTTGTATTTTAAAATAATTTCATAACGGCGAGGGATGGAAGAATCCCCTTCCAGGTATAGATCAACAAAGTATTTGATATCTTTTATCGACATACCGCAATCCTTAAGATACTTCACCCTTATCAGCCAATTAAGCGACTCTTCGTCAAAAAGGCGATTGTTATATTTGTCGCGTTGTACGTTCGGTACCAAACCTTTGTCGGTATAAAATCTGATGGTATGCTCTGTGAGCTTTATTTTTTGAGCTACTTCTTTGACGGTGTACATAGTTTTAGCCCCTCTTCAAAAAACGTTTGACTTCGTGTTGCTCGAATGCTCTACAGTAAACATAGCACGAAAAGGAGGCGAGATAAAGCCTTCATAAAAATTTGCATAAAAGAATAAAGCAACGCTGTGAAGAAATCCTAGTAATAATAGGTAAAAGCGCGTTCAGCGTCAGGAAGAAGCTTGCCCCTGGCGTATTGGCAAAGGGAGCTTATTGACAAGAAACAGTAAGGAGGTAAATTAATGACGATGCGCATCATCACACTGGAAGAGCATTTTGCCTCACCGGATATTATCGACAGATTTGGCCGGCAGTCCTTTCATAACAAAGATGAGCAACTGTGCGACCTCAACGAACGTCGGATCGCTGAGATGGACGCCGCCGGGATCGATCTGCAGGTGCTTTCGCTAACCTCTCCCGGTACGGAGGCATTAGCCGCAGACGAAGCGGTGAAAATCGCCACCAGTGCCAATGACTTCCTGGCAGCGGCGATAGAACGTCATCCCAGCCGCTTCGCGGGTTTTGCGACCCTGCCGACAGCGGCTCCTGAGCTTGCCGTGGCTGAACTGGAACGGATGGTTTGCCAACATGGTTTCAGGGGGGCGGTGATCAACGGCCACATTCAGGGGCGCTACCTGGACGACGAATTTTTCTGGCCCATTATGGAACGGGCAGAAGCGCTCCAGGTTCCCCTCTACCTGCATCCGGCACCACCGCCGCAGCCGGTAATCGACGCTTACTATACCGGCAACTTCTCAGCGGAGGTGACCCGCAGGCTTTCGACGGCGGGCTGGGGATGGCACATCGAAACTGCTGTCCATATCCTGCGCCTTATTCTCAGCGGAGTATTCGACCGTTATCCCAAGCTGCAGTTCATAATTGGTCATATGGGCGAGGCTCTGCCCTTCATGCTGCCAAGGATCGATCTGGTTATGCAGCCGGAGCTGACTAAGCTGCAGCGCCCGGTGGCGGCCTACCTGAGAGAGAATATCCATTACACGTTCAGCGGTTTCAACTTTACCGCTGCATTCCTTAATCTGTTGTTGGAGGTCGGGGTCGACCGCATTATGTTCTCGGCAGACTATCCCTACGGCTCAATGGAAAGGGGGCGAGCCTTCCTTGCCCAGTTGCCTGTCAGCAGTGCAGACAGGGAAAAGATCGCCCATGGCAATGCCGAACGGCTCTTGCATTTGTGAAGGAGACGCATTCAATAACCTGTTTTCAAGGGAGCAATCTTTCATGATTGCTCTTTTTTTGTGGATAAAATCAAATTGGAAATGAAAGCTGGAGACGTACTAAGGCTTCAACGTATGACGGCGTTGAATAGTCTGGTGAATTATCATGATTGACAGTACTGCAACTATCAGACTCTTTAGAACCGTCCCGGTGAGTTTGTGGTGAGTTTGAAAACAGGGCTATCTGGTGAATATCTATATGTCGAATTATAGATGGTAACACAAGATGCTTTTGTTACATTACAAAAACCATAAACCCTAGAGAATACAAGTAGTTGGAGGCTTTTCAGAACATTAAACGAATGCTCTTTGTTCCCAGTTGTTTTTTCTTTGTTTTTAAAATTAATTTCTAATTATAGAGGATTTCATTATATTTCATCGTAATATGTAAAATAACAAAGGTAAAAACAGGTAACAAAAGCATCTTGTGTTACATTGTAATTTTTTTGCTTAGTCTCAGAAGACATAATTATAGTAGTTAACCAATTGAGAAAAATGGGCTAAGCACTGGTAGTAAAATTTTACAAATGTTAAGGGAGGCTAAGTATGTTATTATGGTTTAGTAATTTTAAGACAGCAGTCAAAATCACAGTACTTATTTCAATTGCCGCAGTATTTATGGCGGGCGTAGGTTATGTCGGGTATTATTATAATGTCAAACTTAGCAATGATTTAGGAAAAATGTATAAAGAAGGTCTGCAGCCCGTTAAATGGCTGAATGCAGCGCGGGGCCAAGCACGTGCTGTAGAAGGAATTATTATTACACTCACTCATCCTGGCCTGAATAAGGCGGAAGAGGCAGCGCAACTGAAAGAAATGGATGCACTTATCGAAGAAACAAACCGGTTGTTAGGAGATTATGAAAAAACGATAACGACAGACGTCGAGAAACAAGAATTTGCCGTGGTAATGGAGACCTTGCAAAAGTGGCGGCAGGAAAGAGCTAAAATCGTTGAACTTGTCCAGGCCGGGAAAAAGGCGGAAGCCTTCGATTATTATACAAAAAATGCCGCTACCCTGATGGATACCCTGAACGATACATTGAAAAAGCTTGCCGATTATAATGAAGAGAAAGCGGAGAAGCTAAATAAGAACGGCGAGGAAGACGCGAAAAATGCCGCCCAGGGAATCATCGGTATAAGCCTGGTGGCCGTGCTGCTGGCAATTGCTGTGGGCTATACGATATCCAGGATGATTACTAAGCCGCTTAGCAGAATGTTGGAAAGTGTGCAAAAGGTTGCGGACGGTGATCTGAGAGTCCCGGCGCTTAGTATGAAATCGAGTGACGAGATAGGCCAATTAGCAGTAGCTTTTGACGCGATGACGATAAATCTCCGGACGGTAGTTAGTCAGGTATCGAAAGCCGCAGAACATGTTGCGGCTTCCTCGGAAGAACTAACTGTCAGCTCCGAACAATCGGCTCAGGCAGCCGATCAAATAGCTTCCTCCATTACAATGGTAGCCAACGGGGCCGATGAGCAATTGTCAGCGGCGAATGAAGCTTCGGCAGTTGTGGAGCAGATGTCGGCCGGTATTCAACAGGTCGCATCCAACACCAATCAAGTTGCCGAGCAATCAGCTCTAGCTGCTGACAGAGCCCAGCAAGGCGGAAAAACCGTTGACAAAGCAGTCAATCAAATGGCCCAGATAGAGGAAACCGTCAATACATCTGCGAGAGTAGTAGGTGAGCTGGGAGAACGATCGAAGGAAATCGGTCAGATTGTGGATACTATTGCAGGTATCGCCAGCCAGACAAATCTTTTGGCACTGAATGCGGCCATTGAGGCGGCAAGGGCAGGGGAGCAGGGACGAGGCTTTGCGGTGGTGGCGGAAGAAGTACGCAAACTGGCTGAACAGTCCCAGGAAGCTGCCAAAAAAATCGCCAGCCTCATTTATGAAATTCAGAGTGAAACGGATAAAGCCGTAGTGGCCATGAATGAAGGAACTAACGAGGTAAGGACCGGGGCCGAGGTAGTTAGTGCCGCCGGCATGGCATTCAGAGAAATTGTTGAACTCGTGTCGCAGACTTCTAGTCAGGTCGGAGAAATTTCAGCCGCTGTACAGGAAATGGCGGGCGGCAGCCAGCAAATTGTAGGGTCAGTCAAAAAAATTGATGTGCTCAGCAAAAAGTCATCGGAGGAAACGCAGTCTGTTTCAGCGGCAGCCGAGGAGCAGTTAGCGTCTGTGGAGGAAATCTCTTCTGCTAGTCAGACATTGGCCAAGCTGGCGCAAGAGCTTCAGGAGCAAGTTAGCAAGTTTCACGTATAATTAAGTAAGAGTAAGCAGGGCTACGGAAGATGCAAATTCCATAGCCCTGCTGTTTTATAGTAGCCGTTATTTTTTAATATATGGGATAGAGGATGATTCAATTAACTTCAACCACCTCCAGTGCTTCTTTAAACAATGTAACACCTGACATAGTGTTATCATATTATGTTAATAGGTTACCCAGAATTTTATATGGAGGTGATTGGTTAATGTATCATGATAGCGATGATGACGATATGCTTAGTTGCTTCTCGATGAGCAGTTGCCAGTCCTGTTTCTCGATGGGGAGCTGCCATTCCTGTCATTCTTGTCATTCCTGCCACTCTTGTCATTCTTGTCAGTCCTGCCATTCTTGCCAGTCCTGTCACTCTTGTCAGTCCTGCCATTCTTGCCAGTCCTGTCATTCCTGTCAATCCTGCCATTCTTGTCAGTCCTGTCATTCCTGTCAGTCTTGCCATTCTTGCCAGTCCTGTCATTCTTGTCACTCTTGTCATTCCTGCCATTCTTGCCACTGCTGCCGTT includes the following:
- a CDS encoding VOC family protein → MEVLRGQVDHIVYATPDLNSGMEQLGKLLGITATPGGRHPGWGTHNALISLGPDSYLEIIGPDPESPKPEQPRPFQIDSLSAPRLVTWVAKGSGLTDLVNRAKQQGIMLGEVMAMSRHTPEGELLSWHLTNPMTIVADGIIPTFIDWGTTRHPALVAAQGACLVNLRAEHPDAAKVTDSLNALGLGLPLVAGTQPGLIATIDCPKGRVELR
- a CDS encoding acyltransferase family protein; translation: MQIIVLYDNTERGAFMSNDFQGQLPQPRAENTDRMYYLDNLRAFVIVMVVIMHTSIGYMAKPPEWWYVIDIKNNVLFDLLVMVVDVFIMPIMFFVAGYFALPVLIKKGTAGFWHSKFSRIVVPWVVGVLFFAPLITYSIPFSRMATPPSYMSFWAVFFQPAIFNHAQYWFLGVLAWFFVLLTAVYHFSPSSCQRKTSPSSPSIGTFLFISLVPAIAYFIANLYFQSDDWASVAYVAHIQPTRIGFYLCYFGLGVHAWRNLWLTKDGYNPEFGRWFFASVVMLTIFIAYRITFSDTTPLFKAGHALVHSCFNLAATFGFIVLFRDFFNSGAYLWRRFSANSYTIYYIHHFILLPMAYLVQKIEAPVWIKFISVSTLAVVFCYLVSEYIIGRVIEMSRKKPAQIPEHSS
- a CDS encoding TetR/AcrR family transcriptional regulator; amino-acid sequence: MGNAEATKERILEAAMEEFSSYGIAGARVDRIAKKANCNKNMIYIYFENKETLFTTVLQNNLQRVYEEITFTPDDLPGYAVKVFDFAIAHPELYRLLAWYSLEQHTVNLAERTLVQQKKITEVVQAQASGLVGTTFTPGFLLTAIMVLATAWTPINPFGPSYEPNALKMPAETREAVFQAVSLLAKA
- a CDS encoding SDR family oxidoreductase, translated to MKLSGNTILITGGGSGIGLAFAERFIQRGNKVIVCGRREQVLQKAKEKFPGIITRKCDIAIEAERIALFSWVTGNYPEINVLVNNAGIQQRFNVLKPDEKYDWSYFSNEITVNLEAPVHLSMLFAPYFAKKEAAAIVNVTSGLAFTPLAIAPVYSATKSALHSYTMSLRHQLSATAIEVIEVAPPAVNTDLAGAGLHIHGEPVNAFADGIFEGLEAGKAEIGYGTSEERLRMSRDKIDEYAEKMYNAMKASIE
- a CDS encoding MerR family transcriptional regulator, which codes for MYTVKEVAQKIKLTEHTIRFYTDKGLVPNVQRDKYNNRLFDEESLNWLIRVKYLKDCGMSIKDIKYFVDLYLEGDSSIPRRYEIILKYKELAREQLTEATKRLAFMEEKVKRYHTIINQVIADDTNT
- a CDS encoding amidohydrolase family protein — its product is MTMRIITLEEHFASPDIIDRFGRQSFHNKDEQLCDLNERRIAEMDAAGIDLQVLSLTSPGTEALAADEAVKIATSANDFLAAAIERHPSRFAGFATLPTAAPELAVAELERMVCQHGFRGAVINGHIQGRYLDDEFFWPIMERAEALQVPLYLHPAPPPQPVIDAYYTGNFSAEVTRRLSTAGWGWHIETAVHILRLILSGVFDRYPKLQFIIGHMGEALPFMLPRIDLVMQPELTKLQRPVAAYLRENIHYTFSGFNFTAAFLNLLLEVGVDRIMFSADYPYGSMERGRAFLAQLPVSSADREKIAHGNAERLLHL
- a CDS encoding methyl-accepting chemotaxis protein; translation: MLLWFSNFKTAVKITVLISIAAVFMAGVGYVGYYYNVKLSNDLGKMYKEGLQPVKWLNAARGQARAVEGIIITLTHPGLNKAEEAAQLKEMDALIEETNRLLGDYEKTITTDVEKQEFAVVMETLQKWRQERAKIVELVQAGKKAEAFDYYTKNAATLMDTLNDTLKKLADYNEEKAEKLNKNGEEDAKNAAQGIIGISLVAVLLAIAVGYTISRMITKPLSRMLESVQKVADGDLRVPALSMKSSDEIGQLAVAFDAMTINLRTVVSQVSKAAEHVAASSEELTVSSEQSAQAADQIASSITMVANGADEQLSAANEASAVVEQMSAGIQQVASNTNQVAEQSALAADRAQQGGKTVDKAVNQMAQIEETVNTSARVVGELGERSKEIGQIVDTIAGIASQTNLLALNAAIEAARAGEQGRGFAVVAEEVRKLAEQSQEAAKKIASLIYEIQSETDKAVVAMNEGTNEVRTGAEVVSAAGMAFREIVELVSQTSSQVGEISAAVQEMAGGSQQIVGSVKKIDVLSKKSSEETQSVSAAAEEQLASVEEISSASQTLAKLAQELQEQVSKFHV